One part of the [Synechococcus] sp. NIES-970 genome encodes these proteins:
- the pilM gene encoding type IV pilus assembly protein PilM, protein MLNFLQNIFKPKQKGIGIEISTEKLNIVQLKKQGQIYKLSTYISEPIPEGVFEEGKIVDVPALAELIQSTLASNNISAKQVTAAVPMREAIIRLIPIPAELDEAELRDMVLNHEASLYLPYPREEVDLDYQKLGFFQDEDGIDKVQVLLVATRREVTDTYVETIVQAGLEINILEINSFALLRTIREQLRQFSSQEAVVLVDIEFDCTEIAIVVDGVPQFSRTVQIGASQLQNALSRAMNLPAPRDIELLQGMTIPNTPMEGARTGATGINPGMAALLRVLGELADELRRSIDFYLNQSNELEVAQLMLAGPGGGISQLDEFFTQRLSIPTIQIDPFEALSIEVDQEISQVQRPALGTVLGLGLREV, encoded by the coding sequence ATGCTGAATTTCCTCCAAAATATTTTCAAACCCAAACAAAAAGGGATTGGCATCGAGATCTCCACGGAAAAATTGAACATTGTCCAGCTTAAAAAACAGGGGCAAATCTACAAACTTTCCACCTACATTAGCGAGCCCATCCCCGAGGGCGTTTTCGAGGAAGGCAAAATTGTTGATGTGCCAGCCCTGGCTGAATTGATCCAAAGCACCCTTGCCAGTAACAACATCAGTGCAAAACAGGTAACGGCGGCAGTACCCATGCGGGAAGCGATTATTCGTCTCATTCCGATCCCCGCAGAACTCGATGAAGCAGAACTGCGAGACATGGTGCTCAATCACGAAGCCAGTCTTTATCTCCCCTACCCCCGTGAAGAAGTAGATCTGGATTACCAAAAATTAGGCTTTTTTCAGGATGAGGATGGCATCGATAAGGTGCAAGTGCTCCTTGTGGCAACCCGACGAGAAGTGACAGATACCTATGTGGAAACCATTGTTCAGGCTGGCCTCGAAATCAACATTCTCGAAATAAATAGTTTTGCTCTCCTGCGGACAATCCGCGAGCAGCTCCGGCAATTCAGCTCCCAGGAAGCGGTGGTCTTGGTAGATATTGAATTCGACTGTACTGAAATTGCGATCGTCGTTGACGGGGTGCCTCAGTTTTCTCGGACGGTGCAGATCGGTGCTTCCCAACTACAAAATGCCCTCTCTCGGGCGATGAATTTACCCGCTCCCCGCGATATCGAGTTGCTCCAGGGGATGACGATCCCGAATACCCCCATGGAAGGGGCGCGTACAGGGGCAACGGGAATTAATCCAGGCATGGCAGCGCTATTACGGGTATTGGGGGAACTGGCCGATGAGTTACGCCGCTCCATTGATTTTTATCTCAACCAGAGTAATGAATTGGAGGTGGCCCAGTTAATGCTGGCGGGGCCTGGCGGTGGAATTAGTCAGTTAGATGAATTTTTCACCCAGCGCTTGAGTATTCCGACGATTCAGATTGATCCGTTTGAGGCGTTGTCAATCGAGGTGGATCAAGAAATTTCTCAGGTGCAGCGTCCGGCCCTGGGTACGGTACTGGGTTTGGGATTACGGGAGGTATAG